From uncultured Methanobrevibacter sp., a single genomic window includes:
- a CDS encoding nitroreductase family protein, translating to MDLANQIYVRKSCRNYLDDDIDFNQIRDFISSVEPLVGDIKFHYEILPKEDLNIKTRWKAPYYLALFSENKDLALVNLGFVFQQVSLYMQSIGIGSCWVGMASLKANDPEFVIAISFGKSDRMTRQRSDFKRRELSEISDVEDESLIPAQLAPSAINSQPWYFKHTDEGFDVYQVKQNILKRQILKKWNPIDVGIALSHLYVSNENSFKFEVKDNFEKLKGKTYIGSIKF from the coding sequence ATGGATTTAGCAAATCAGATATATGTGAGGAAATCCTGCCGTAATTATCTGGATGATGATATTGACTTTAATCAGATACGTGATTTTATATCAAGTGTTGAACCTTTAGTAGGTGATATCAAGTTTCATTATGAAATTCTTCCCAAAGAGGATTTGAATATCAAAACCCGGTGGAAAGCTCCTTATTATCTGGCTCTTTTTAGTGAGAATAAGGATTTGGCACTGGTCAATTTGGGTTTTGTATTTCAGCAGGTGTCTTTGTATATGCAAAGTATTGGCATCGGCAGCTGCTGGGTGGGAATGGCATCTTTAAAAGCTAATGATCCGGAATTTGTAATTGCAATATCCTTTGGAAAATCAGATAGGATGACTCGTCAGCGTTCAGATTTCAAGCGTAGGGAACTGTCTGAAATCAGTGATGTTGAAGATGAATCTTTAATTCCTGCACAGCTTGCACCTTCCGCAATCAATTCCCAGCCATGGTACTTTAAACACACTGATGAAGGCTTTGATGTTTATCAGGTAAAACAGAATATTTTAAAACGCCAGATTCTTAAAAAATGGAATCCGATTGATGTGGGAATTGCATTGTCTCATCTTTATGTTTCAAATGAAAACAGCTTCAAATTTGAAGTTAAAGATAATTTTGAAAAATTGAAGGGTAAAACTTATATTGGAAGTATTAAATTTTAA
- the pyrH gene encoding UMP kinase yields MKIVVAIGGSILLKEYDCKKFQEYSAILKDLAKEHELFVVVGGGKPAREYISVVRDLGAGEAQCDDIGIEVTRINAKLMLAALGDAAYQRVPHNFQEALEFSATGKIIVMGGTEPAHSTDAVSAILAEYISADKLINLTSVDGMYTKDPNKFDDAELVPEITATDLLEFLSGKDVKAGTYEFFDTTAVQMIKRSNLETVITNGFEPENLIKAVNGESIGTRIINE; encoded by the coding sequence ATGAAAATTGTTGTTGCAATTGGTGGATCAATATTGCTTAAAGAATATGATTGTAAAAAATTCCAAGAGTATAGTGCTATTTTAAAAGATTTAGCAAAAGAACACGAATTATTTGTTGTAGTAGGTGGTGGAAAACCTGCAAGAGAATATATTAGTGTTGTTCGTGATTTAGGTGCTGGAGAAGCACAATGTGACGATATTGGAATTGAAGTAACCAGAATAAACGCTAAATTAATGTTGGCAGCACTTGGAGATGCAGCATATCAAAGAGTACCTCATAACTTCCAGGAAGCATTAGAATTCTCAGCAACCGGTAAAATAATAGTAATGGGTGGAACTGAACCTGCTCACAGTACCGATGCTGTTTCAGCAATCTTAGCTGAATATATCAGTGCAGACAAATTGATTAATTTAACATCAGTGGATGGAATGTATACAAAAGACCCTAATAAATTTGATGATGCTGAACTTGTTCCTGAAATCACTGCAACTGATTTGCTTGAATTTTTAAGTGGAAAAGATGTCAAAGCAGGAACCTATGAATTTTTCGACACCACCGCCGTGCAGATGATTAAAAGATCAAATCTTGAAACTGTAATTACCAACGGTTTTGAACCTGAAAATCTGATTAAGGCAGTAAATGGCGAATCCATAGGAACCAGAATCATTAACGAATAG
- a CDS encoding TatD family hydrolase, translating to MDNLIDIGLNLMHSSFKKDRIEIIEEAKKAGVKQFIITGTNVNSSQLAAQYASKYPETLFSTSGVHPHDAKTCNGHSMFELEKIAKQDCVVAIGECGLDYNRNFSPQDLQRKWFEAQVQLADRIDMPLFLHEREAHEDLYNILKKYDGIAEKSVVHCFTGTKSEAQNYIDLGCYIGVTGWICDMKRGRDLQEAVSVIPPEKLMIETDAPFLIPKNFDFKPKKNRNEPKYLPHILNTIALCMGIDAEELAVQVNKNTKEFFKI from the coding sequence GTGGATAATCTTATTGATATTGGTTTGAATTTGATGCATTCTTCATTTAAAAAAGACAGAATCGAAATAATTGAAGAAGCAAAAAAAGCTGGTGTTAAACAGTTTATTATCACAGGAACCAATGTTAATTCAAGCCAATTAGCTGCGCAATACGCTTCCAAATATCCGGAAACTTTATTTTCAACATCAGGTGTTCATCCTCATGATGCCAAAACATGTAACGGACACAGCATGTTTGAATTGGAAAAAATAGCTAAACAGGACTGTGTTGTAGCTATCGGGGAATGCGGCCTTGATTACAATAGAAATTTCTCACCGCAGGACCTTCAAAGAAAATGGTTTGAAGCACAGGTGCAGCTTGCAGACAGAATAGATATGCCTTTATTCCTGCATGAAAGAGAGGCACATGAAGATTTATATAATATATTGAAAAAATATGACGGAATTGCAGAAAAATCAGTAGTCCACTGTTTTACAGGAACAAAATCAGAAGCTCAAAACTATATTGATTTAGGTTGTTATATCGGTGTTACCGGATGGATTTGTGACATGAAAAGAGGAAGAGACCTGCAGGAAGCAGTTAGTGTAATTCCTCCTGAAAAATTAATGATTGAAACAGATGCACCTTTTTTAATACCTAAAAACTTTGATTTCAAACCTAAAAAAAATAGGAATGAACCAAAATATTTACCTCATATACTCAATACAATTGCACTCTGCATGGGAATTGATGCAGAGGAATTGGCAGTTCAAGTTAATAAGAATACAAAAGAATTTTTTAAAATATAA
- a CDS encoding DUF2116 family Zn-ribbon domain-containing protein, whose translation MAVEPHKHCPICGTPIPLNELVCSPDCQKVWDMRLKQRKRSQIILYVVIAIFLIIWACLTFLK comes from the coding sequence ATGGCAGTAGAACCTCACAAACATTGTCCGATATGCGGAACCCCAATACCATTAAATGAACTTGTATGCTCACCAGATTGCCAAAAAGTCTGGGACATGAGATTAAAACAAAGAAAACGATCACAGATAATTCTATACGTAGTTATTGCAATATTCTTAATAATCTGGGCATGTTTAACATTTCTTAAATAG
- a CDS encoding YbjQ family protein: MILTSANTLQSREIIEYKGLVTGEFLIGANIYKDLFSGVRDVVVGRTSAYEDELEKAREHALKEMEEKAEALGANAIIGLKISYDNLGGTMGNTILVTAYGTAIRYEEK; the protein is encoded by the coding sequence ATGATTTTAACATCAGCAAACACACTTCAATCTAGAGAAATTATCGAATATAAAGGATTAGTTACCGGCGAGTTTCTAATCGGTGCCAATATTTACAAAGATTTATTCTCAGGTGTTCGCGATGTTGTAGTCGGAAGAACATCAGCATACGAGGATGAGCTTGAAAAAGCAAGAGAACATGCTCTTAAAGAAATGGAAGAAAAAGCAGAAGCACTGGGAGCCAATGCAATAATCGGACTCAAGATTTCATATGACAATCTTGGAGGCACCATGGGAAATACCATTTTAGTCACAGCTTATGGTACTGCAATCAGATATGAAGAAAAATGA